In Syntrophales bacterium, a single genomic region encodes these proteins:
- the thiD gene encoding bifunctional hydroxymethylpyrimidine kinase/phosphomethylpyrimidine kinase produces the protein MSKTIARVLTIAGSDSGGGAGIQADIKTITALGGFGMSVITALTAQNTLGVQGIYEIPLDFVEQQFDAVASDIGVDAAKTGMLANADVVCLVARKVSGYGITNLVVDPVMVAKGGARLIHDEAKGALIEALIPLARVVTPNIPEAEVLTGRAILTEADMGDAARAIAGLGARSVLVKGGHRKGRALDVLYEGGKLYEFSADRIETNNTHGTGCTLSAAIATGLGMGMNVHDAVTGAKEYITRAIRFSLSLGGGHGPVNHAAGVGGKACG, from the coding sequence ATGTCGAAGACCATAGCGCGAGTGCTTACCATAGCGGGATCCGACTCCGGGGGAGGAGCCGGCATCCAGGCGGACATTAAAACCATAACCGCCCTGGGCGGGTTCGGCATGTCTGTCATAACCGCCCTCACGGCCCAGAATACGCTCGGCGTCCAGGGAATTTACGAGATTCCCCTTGATTTCGTGGAGCAGCAGTTTGATGCCGTAGCCTCGGATATCGGTGTCGATGCCGCAAAAACAGGTATGCTCGCCAATGCGGACGTGGTGTGCCTGGTGGCCCGGAAGGTTTCCGGGTACGGCATTACAAACCTTGTCGTCGATCCGGTCATGGTGGCCAAGGGCGGGGCCCGCCTGATCCATGACGAGGCGAAGGGGGCTCTCATCGAGGCCCTTATTCCCCTGGCGCGGGTGGTGACGCCCAATATTCCCGAGGCTGAGGTACTGACGGGTCGGGCCATTCTAACAGAAGCCGACATGGGAGATGCCGCCCGGGCAATCGCCGGCCTCGGGGCTCGAAGCGTTCTTGTCAAGGGCGGCCACAGAAAGGGGAGGGCCCTGGATGTTCTGTATGAAGGTGGAAAATTGTATGAGTTTTCAGCGGACCGTATAGAAACGAATAACACCCATGGCACGGGATGTACCCTGTCGGCCGCCATCGCCACGGGACTCGGTATGGGAATGAATGTTCACGACGCCGTGACCGGAGCAAAGGAGTATATAACCAGGGCGATCCGATTTTCGCTGTCTCTCGGTGGCGGCCATGGTCCTGTCAATCATGCGGCGGGTGTCGGAGGGAAAGCGTGCGGATGA
- the thiC gene encoding phosphomethylpyrimidine synthase ThiC, which produces MTQLEQARGGIISDEMAFCAGVEGVSPEYIRQGVEQGTIVVVRNRVHGTVDPCAIGKGLRTKINANVGTSRDRVDLDLEVEKVVTAARYGADAVMDLSTGGDLRRIRKTILGASPVVMGTVPIYQAATFMLDRKRAIVEMSADDMFNVCEENGADGVDFITVHCGVTRQSVSCVEEQGRLLGIVSRGGSILSRWMKFNNRENPLYEEYDRLLEIVKQYDMVLSLGDGLRPGCLADATDRGQIQELILLGELTKRARDYGVQVIIEGPGHVPLKEIETNVALQKSLCGEVPFYVLGPLPTDIVPGYDHITSAIGGAVAGAAGADFLCYVTPAEHLKLPTLDDVREGVVASRIAAHIADIAKGLPGAVDRDHAMARYRGEFDWEGQIRVALDPLRAAALLEKSGSAADEGCTMCGEFCAIKLGKGRLDAGHDA; this is translated from the coding sequence ATGACACAACTTGAACAGGCGCGTGGAGGGATCATTTCGGACGAAATGGCATTCTGTGCCGGTGTGGAGGGAGTCTCCCCCGAATATATCAGGCAGGGTGTTGAACAGGGGACCATCGTGGTGGTGCGTAACAGGGTTCACGGGACCGTCGATCCCTGCGCCATTGGAAAGGGACTTCGCACCAAGATCAACGCGAATGTGGGGACGTCGCGGGATCGTGTCGACCTTGACCTGGAGGTGGAAAAGGTTGTAACCGCCGCCCGGTACGGTGCTGATGCCGTCATGGACCTTTCCACCGGCGGAGACCTGCGACGCATCCGGAAAACCATACTGGGGGCCTCTCCCGTCGTGATGGGGACGGTTCCCATATACCAGGCAGCCACGTTCATGCTGGACCGGAAGAGAGCTATCGTTGAGATGAGTGCTGACGATATGTTCAATGTCTGTGAGGAAAACGGTGCCGATGGGGTCGATTTTATCACCGTTCATTGCGGTGTCACGCGTCAGAGCGTGTCCTGTGTTGAGGAACAGGGACGCCTGCTCGGTATCGTCAGCAGGGGCGGCAGCATTCTTTCCCGGTGGATGAAATTCAACAACCGGGAAAACCCGCTGTACGAAGAGTACGATCGCCTGCTGGAAATCGTAAAGCAGTATGACATGGTGCTGAGCCTTGGCGACGGTCTCCGCCCGGGATGCCTTGCCGATGCCACCGACCGGGGCCAGATCCAGGAACTGATTCTCCTGGGAGAATTGACGAAGCGGGCACGAGATTACGGTGTCCAGGTCATAATCGAGGGACCGGGGCATGTCCCCCTCAAAGAGATCGAGACCAATGTGGCGCTTCAGAAAAGCCTTTGCGGGGAAGTACCATTCTACGTTCTGGGGCCGCTTCCCACCGATATCGTCCCAGGCTACGATCACATCACATCCGCCATCGGCGGGGCTGTCGCCGGCGCCGCGGGAGCGGATTTTCTCTGCTATGTGACGCCGGCGGAACATCTGAAGCTGCCCACCCTGGATGACGTGAGGGAAGGCGTTGTCGCGTCGAGGATCGCCGCCCATATTGCCGACATCGCCAAGGGTCTGCCGGGAGCCGTCGATCGTGACCATGCCATGGCCCGTTACCGCGGGGAGTTCGACTGGGAGGGGCAGATCCGTGTTGCCCTTGATCCCCTTCGTGCCGCCGCTCTGCTTGAAAAGAGCGGGAGTGCCGCCGATGAGGGCTGCACCATGTGCGGCGAATTCTGTGCCATCAAACTGGGCAAGGGGCGTCTGGACGCCGGACATGATGCCTGA